GATCTACAATATCCTCCAGGATGAGTATCTGCGCACTGGGTGGGAAGGGGGGGCCTAGCTGAAAGTGTGGGCTACGCTGGGCCTGCTGCGCGCCTCCATAGGTGCTAATCTTTACCGGATGCAGCAGGTAGGGGAACTGCAAGTAGGGCATGAGCGCACCGGCAAACCGAAAAGCCCCGTTCAGTACGGGCACCAGTAGCACGGGTGCATCGGCAGTAGCCCCTGCGTAGTGCAGGTTCAGCATGCCTGCCAGCACCTGGATGCGGGCCTGCAGCTGTGTGTGCGAGAGGAGGAGCCGAAAGGTATGGCCATTTAGCCGATATAGTGCCGGAGACGCTGCCGGGCTGCCTGCCTCGGCAGGGTATGGGGGCGAAGGTTCGGATGGAGACATGGCCTGTGTGGTATACCGGTTGCCTAGTACAAGATGGGGTTCTCGGTGAGGTACATCAGCACATCCTGGGGCTGCTGGCCTATGTCGGGTATCTGGGTGCCCGGCTCTATGCGCATGGCCTCCCAGATGATGCGGTGGGAATAGGGGAACTCCAGCGAGTAGCGCAGGAATACGCTTTGCATCTTGCGCATCACCATATTGAACTGATTCACCGTAAAGTCTTCGAATGCTACCGGGTTTAACGGCAAATCTGGGCAGTACCAGTAGCAGCTGGTGTAGGTAAAGGCATCTGAGCCGGTAAAGCCCTTTACCACACACAGCTTGCGGCAGCTGCGGTTCAGGATGCTGTCTTGCGTAGCGGGTAGGCTCATGCCCACAAAGGGGAGCGAAAACTCGTTGCCATACTGCCAGTACAGGGTGTCTTCGTGGGCGTATTTCAGGAATACTTTGTTGTATCTGCCCGAGAACCACAGGTAGTCCAGCGATCTGGATTCGCCATAAAAGCAGATGTACATGTCTTCGGGGCTAAACTGAACTGTGCAGCTGTCTCCATGCATGCGGATCGGAACCGTGAGGTCCAGGGCCTCGTACTGTATCTGGTAGTGCACGGTGTGGCCTACGGCTTTGTGTACCGGCACAGCTGCCTGGCCTGCTACCGGCTCGGCAGGCTGGGCCCAGGCAGGCTGCACGCCTAGGCCTGATAATAGCCCCCACAGCACCAGCAAGGCCAGGCTGCCGCGCAGCAGCCCAGCTGGCTGGCCAGGGGCGCAGAAAGGAGGGTGGTTAATCCGTGTACACAAGGCATGCATGACCAGCGCGCATCTTCTCACAAGATCGGAATTTCCTGGACGCACTTCTACTTTTTTGCACAGCAATACCACCTGGGCAGACAAAATGACAGTTCGAACAGGCCGTACAACACCTGGCACGCATTATGCGTATTCCTTGTGTGGTGCGGTTTTGGGTTCCAGTTTTTTGGGCAGGGAACCGAGCAGGGCCAAGCACAGACTAGCAAGGCACGCGAACAGGCTCGGCCGCGTTTATTAAATAAATCAGGGAAGGCCACCGGCCAGAGAGCCCGATGAAATGACGGAAGGCAGGGCCTACACCACAGACTAAAGAGACGAAAGATGGAAAAGCCAACAGGAGTACCGATGGAAAGAAACACCTTTGATGCACTGGTGAAGCTGCTGGATGACACAGACCCCCGCGTGGCCCAGCATGTAGAAGCTGAGCTGATGAGCCTGGGCACAGCAGGCATAGCCCTGCTAGAGGAGGCGTGGGAAAGCACCCGGGACGAGCAGATCCAAAAACGGCTGGAAGAACTAATAGCCCGGATACAGACCGAACACAGTACGCGCGAGCTATACCAGTGGCGGCTGGATGGGGGTAGAGACCTGACAGAGGGCTGGCTGAAGCTCACACAAATACGCTACCCCACCCTGAATGAGCAGAAATACCAGAACGAGATAAAGAAGCTGGTCAGCAAAATATGGCTACAACTCAGCCCGGGCATGAACGACCTGGAGAAGCTATGCGTCATCAACCGGCAGCTGTACAATGTAGAGAAGTACATCGGCAACTTTAAGGAGCCAGAGAAGATTGAGAACGCCTTTCTGGGTCAGCTAATGGATACACGGAAGGGCAATAGCCTCTCCATGAGTGCCTTTTACTACATTGTATGCGCCGAGCTGGACATCCCCCTGCAGGTGGTAAACTTCCGGGGCTACTACGCACTGCGCTACATTAGCCGCACCAGCCATTTCTATATAGATGCGTACAACAAGGGTATGTTCTTCACCCCCCAACAGGTAGAGGACTTTCTGGCCAAGCTGAAGGCGGACACGAACGTGAACACCTATAAGCCGCTGAGCAACATCTACATCCTCATCCACCTGATCCAGAACCTCATCCAAAATCTGGACGAGCAGGAGCGCACCGAGGATGCCGAGGTGTACCGCCAGCTGCTAAAGGATATCGATATCCAGTGGGATAAAACGGATGGGCTAGACCTATAGCTAAGCAGTGCCGGGGTATCACACGGTGGATAGATTGTGCGGCTTGGTATGGTGGGGTACGGATGTGCTTACACCCTTTTGGGAACCCATGGAAAATCCGGGCAACGGCAAGCTTCGAAGGCGTCCATCCCGTGTAGTACACGGGCCACACGCAGTGGATCGTATAGTGGCACCATCCGCTCAGCGCAAATGCACCCGCCAGGGCCTGGCCAACAAGCATAAACTCGCAGGTGGCAACGTGTGACCAAAATACCGCACTCACGGTAATTGCCGCCAGCTAGGGCCAAATGGTGTATCTTTGCACCATGTCCGTACGAGTTCGTTTTGCCCCTAGCCCCACCGGCCCCCTGCACGTGGGGGGTGTGCGCACCGCGCTGTTCAACTACCTGTTTGCCCGCCACCACGGGGGCGAGTTCCTCCTCCGTATCGAGGATACGGACCAAACCCGCTATGTGCCCGGTGCCGAGGCATACATCCTGGAGGCACTGGCCTGGTGCGGCATTACGGCAGATTATGGCCCACACACACCCGAGGGGCCAGATGCCCCCTACCGCCAGAGTGAGCGCAAGCCCATGTATAGGCAGTATGCCGAGCAACTGGTGCAGGCGGGCTATGCCTACTACGCCTTCGACACCCCCGAGCAGCTGGAGCAAATGCGCGAAAATGCCAGCCAAGCCGGCATGAAAAACTGGCAGTACAACGCCATAACCCGCCAGAGCATGCAGAATAGCCTGACCCTGCCTGCCGACGAGGTGCAGCGCCGCCTGCAGGCCGGAGACCACTACGTGGTGCGCATGGCCATGCCCCGCCACGAGGAGATCCGCTTTGAAGACGCTGTGCGCGGCTGGGTAACCGTGCAGACCAACCAGATAGATGACAAGGTGCTGATGAAGGCCGACGGCATGCCCACCTACCACCTGGCCAATGTGGTAGACGACCACCTGATGCGCATAACCCACGTAATACGGGGTGAGGAGTGGCTGCCCAGTGCCCCCCTGCACGTGTATATGTACCAGTGTTTCGGCTGGCAGCGCCCCATTTTTGCCCACTTGCCCCTGCTACTCAGCCCCGATGGAAAGGGTAAGCTGAGTAAGCGCGATGGAGACAAGCACGGCTTCCCCATCTTCCCGCTAGACTGGCGAAACCCCGAGACCGGCGAGACCGCCAAGGGCTACCGCGAGGCCGGCTACCTGCCCGAGGCGTTCATAAACTTCCTGGCCCTACTGGGCTGGCACCCTAGCGACGACCGAGAAATCTTCAGCATGAAAGAACTGATTGAGCTTTTCTCGCTCGAGCGGGTGGGGAAGAGCGGCGTGAAGTTTGACAAAGCAAAGAGCGTATGGTTCAATGCCACCTATCTGCGCCAGCAGGCACCCGAGGCCCTACTACCCCTGCTGAAACAGCAGCTGGCGGCCGAGGGGCTACCCAGCCCCACCGATGAGCTGCTGCTGGCACTGCTACCCGGCCTGCAAGAGCGAGCCGAGTACCTGACAGACCTGGCCCCGCTGGCACGCCCCTATGTGCAGGCACCCGCTGTGTATGATGCCGAGCTGATAGCCAGCAAATGGAAGCCCGAAGCCAGCCCCTTCCTAGCCGGACTGCTGCCTAGCCTGGAGGCACATGCCGACTGGACAGAGCCCAGCCTGGAGGCCCTGGTAAAGGAGGCCATAGCACAGGCGGGCCTGGGCCTGGGCAAGGTAATGCCCGCCCTGCGCATAGCCCTCACCAACACCACTCAGGGGCCGGAGTTGTTCCGCATATTCGAGCTACTGGGTAAGGACGAAACGCTGAGGCGGCTGCGCCACGCCCTAAGTGCTGTGGCCGTGTAGAGCAGCCTGTCGTTCCCCCCCACCGGGGCTGGGGGAACGCCACTTTGATCCTATGGAGACACTACGCGCCCATATAGAGCAGCAAGTATCCTTTACCGCTGCAGACTGGGACATTCTGCAGCCCTACCTGAAGCGGCGCACCTACCTGAAGCGGCAATACCTGCTACAGGCAGGCGATGTATGCCAGTACGAATCATTCATTGTGCGGGGCTGCATGCGGGCTTTCCAGGTGGATGCAAGGGGGCATGAGGCCGTGCTACAGTTCGGCATAGAAAACTGGTGGATTGCCGACCTGAACAGCTATCTAACAGGTGAGCCTGCACGCTTTCATGTAGAAGTGCTAGAGGATAGCGAGGTGATACAGATAGACCGTACCGACCTGGAAACCATATATACCCGCATACCGGTGCTGGAGAGCTACTTCCGGCGGCTATTTCAAAAAGGGTTTGCGGCTGCCCAGCTCCGCCTTATCGATATGATTACCCACAGTGCGCTGGACCGCTACCAGCAGTTTCTGCGGCAGTACCCCACACTCAGCCAGCGTATCCCACAGCGGCACATAGCGGCTTACCTGGGCATCACCCCCGAGCACCTGAGTAAAATCCGCCAGCAGCTACGTAGTTAGGGGAGCACGCCCCCCATGTGGGATTTTCGCAAGGACGATATTGAAACGGTAAGCTACTGTTCGCGATAGTTGCCCCCCGCCAGGGCCTGGGCCAAAGATAGGTTTAGGAGTTTTATTAATCCACGTTAATGTGTGGGGGTGCAGGCCGCTGCATCTTTGTATCATCACATTTTACTTAAATTCTAAAAAGTCATGAGTACGATCAAAGAAAAAGTAGCCCAGCTAAACCAGATGATCCTAGGCGGCCAGATCATGGAAGCCTTCGAGCAGTTTTACCACCCTGAGGTAAGGATGCAGGAGAACGATGCCCCCATAGTAGAAGGAAAGGATGCAAACCGTGAGCGCGAGAAGGACTTTGTTTCCAAGATTATCGAGTTCCGTGGAGCCGAGGTGAAAGAGGTAGCCGTAGGCCCCGAAAGCAGCATGGTTGTTTGGCACTACGACTTTACCCATGCCGACTATGGCGTGCGAAATTACACCCAGGTATGCCTACAGGACTGGAAGGATGGCCGGATCATTAGCGAGCGGTTTATCTATGTAAACTAAGGCCTGTAAGCTTGCCCTTTCATCTTCATCTAGCATTCAGGGCCCTGTATTGCTGATATATACCATACAGTGTGTGTATAACGCCCCTATTCCGGTTCGGAAGGGGCTTTTTTTGCCGTTTCTCCCCCCATTTTAGAGCCATTATGTAAGCTTATACCCAAATTTAGGGGAGAAAAATCGGGGATAGCCCTGATTTTCAATGGTGTATAGAGCATTATGAATAGGGAAACACAGGGCGCTTGGACGTACTTTCCATATTAAAAATGTCAAATTCATAAATTTCTAGGCCCTATTGCTTAACAATATCTTTGTCAATCTTAGCATAATTCTGAATGAGGTACTTGGATTATAAATCTGATTGACAGTACCTGTAATGGATAAATTTTCTTTCGGACTATAAAATGCCAATGCTCCAGATAGTCCCGAGTGTCCAATAAAATAGGGCATTGTTCGAAATGGGTCAAATAAAATTGGAAGTTGAAATTTTTGCAAGCCAACCCCCGATTTAATCGGGAAGAAAATTGAATTCCACTGCTGTAGCTCTTCTATGTATGAACGTGGAAACAACTCCCCATTAAAGAATGACCTAAGAAATATTAATAGCTCTTTAGAGGTAGATACGATCCCCCCGTCTGGGCCGAAGGAGCTCATTTCCTTGAATATACGCAGAATGTTTGACTTATAGTAGAAAGGTATGGGAGTCAGATCTGTTTCATCGGTGTACAAGTAAGTTTGGGTTAGCTCAAGCGGATTAAAAATAATTTCTTGACAGCTATGTTCGAAACTACTTCCTGTTATTTCCTCTATTATAGCAGACAAAAGTTGAAAATTTGTATCTGAGTAATGAGCCATTTTTCTCTTTCCAGGAGCAAATTTTTGCCTCATTTCCTTTGATCTCTCTATTGCCTCCTCTCTTGTCCAGCTCTGATCATTCCCCTTCTTTAGCTCACTTTCCAGACAGTATCCTGTGCTCATTTTCCCCTGGAAATAATCTGGTATTCCGGATGTATGTGCGAGCAGGTTTCTTATGCTGATTTCGGGCACATAATTACACCCATTCATTGTGTGTAAGTTCAGCAGCATGTCTGCACTCAGGATATTTTGTATTTTTTGTTCTAACTCAAGCCGACCCTTGAACCTTAAATTTAGAATGATGGCCAGGGTAAATAGTTTGGTTACGCTGGCTACAAAAAAAGACGTATTGCTATTAAGATTGCCTGATTGCCCCAGCCATGTTTCTCCAGCATGATCTATGGCAAAGGAGGTTCCAAAAACATGCGGAGCACCTGTGGCTTTGTCCAGAACGGCCTGTAGGAGGGCTTCCTTTTTGCTATTCATAACATAAAAAGGCTATCCTCTGGCAGAAACAGTCTGGGAGATGTACGGCATAACTACCAATTCAATGAGATCTCAGACGTCAGTTCATAGTCATCCGCATGAGATGCTTTCAGGTTCAGCTCTGCTATCTCGCTTAGCAGACCGAACACCTGCTGCGGGTCCTCAGCTTCCACCAGGCGCGTGCGCCAGGGCTTGAAGTGCGCCAGGCCTTTGAAGTAGTTGGCATAGTGGCGGCGCATTTCATACAGGCCCACACGTTCCCCCTTCCAGCGCAGGCTTTGTTCCAGGTGGGTGCGCACCACGGCCACCCGCTCGGCCAGGCTGGGGGGGGGCAGTAGCTGGCCGGTGGCCAGGTAGTGCTTGATCTCGCGAAAAATCCAGGGGTAGCCTATGGCCGCGCGGCCTATCATCAGCCCATCGGGCCCATACTGCTGCAGATACTGCTGTGCCTTCTGCGGGCTGTCTATGTCGCCATTGCCAAAAATGGGGATCTCTATATCGGGGTGCTGCTTCACCCGCTGGATCCAGCTCCAGTCGGCTGTGCCCTTATACATCTGGGCCCGTGTACGGGCGTGGATACTCAAGGCCTGTATACCCGCATCCTGCAGGCGCAGGGCTACCTCTACAATACGTATGGAGTCTTGGTCCCAGCCCAGACGCGTCTTTACGGTTACAGGCAGCGCTGTGGAACGCACGATCTCGCGCGTCAGGGCCTCCATCTTCTCCGGCTCCCTCAGTATGGCGGCCCCAGCCCCCTTACACACCACCTTCTTCACCGGGCAGCCAAAGTTGATGTCAATTATGTCTGGCTGTGTTTTTTCTACAATGGCCGTGGCCTCTCGCATGCTTTCCAGCTCGGCACCAAATATCTGTATGCCCACGGGGCGCTCTTGCTCATAGATGTCCAGCTTCTGCAAGCTCTTGGCGGCATCGCGTATCAACCCCTCGCTACTGATAAACTCGGTGTACAACAAGTCTGCCCCCTGCTGCTTGCACACGGCACGAAAGGGTGGGTCGCTCACATCCTCCATGGGGGCCAGCAGCAGCGGCTGTGGCGGCAGCTGTACGGGGCCTATCTGTACCGGCTTCATACCACAAAGATACGGCAGAATGCAGTACTCATAGGGCTGGCATGCCCATGCAAGAAATAAGCTGGCATAAGATGGTACTGCTTATCACACACGAATCAACGCATAGACACTTGCGTGCCAACTTACGCCAAACTCATGACACTATCTCCCCCCTTAGCCGGACTATGTTGCTGTGGCTCCGTATTGTCGGACACGCAGGTTAGGTGCGCACTACGAGCGCGCCATTCGCTTCAGCACCTTGAACTCCTTATCCAGCTTGGCCCTTTTCTTTTCAGCCTGCTCTATTTTCTGCTGGATATCGGCCCGCAGTGGGTCGCCCTTCTTGCCTTTGGCAATAAAGAGGATATTGTTTTGATACTGCTGGATCTCCTCCTCCAGTTCGCGTAACAGGCGGCTCATGCGCTTGTATTCTCGGTCGAGTGCCTCTTCACCCTGGTCGTTTCGGATGGAGAGAAACTTGCTTTCTTGCTGGATTTTAGCAAGCTGGCTAGCATCTTCCACTACTAGACTCAGGTATTGATTCCAGGCAGCCTGCCACTTGGCGGCCATTTTGCCTGCTGCTCTTCGTGGCACGTCGCCTATAGCAGCGTAGGCCTTCTGTATATCCTCTGCCGCCAGTCGTAGCACTGCTTTGGTGGCCTCGTCCATATTTTCGGGCTGCTGTGTCAGCAGGGCCTCCAGTTTGGCCAGTTCTGCCGTCTTTCGTTCCAGGTTCTGCTCCTCCTGCTCCAGGGCGGCCTTGTGTCGGTTTTTCAGGCGTGTGAAGAAGGTGTCGCAGGCATGCCGAAACCTTTTCTGCGGTTTGCGCGCCTCCTTATAGGTGTCGGGGCCGGTCTGCTTCCAGTCGTGCTGTAGTTTTTTCAGGGTCTCTATTGTCGGCTCCCAGTCTTCACTGTCCTTTAGGGCATCGGCCTGCGTTGCCAGCTCTTCCTTGCGCTTCACCAGCTCCGCCCGTTTATCGTCTATGGACTTATAGAAAGTGCTTTTGGCATCAAAGAAGGCATTTACCTCCTTCTTGAAGCGGCGATTCAGCTCGGCATTTACTTCCTTGGGGGCTGGGCCATGGGCAAACCACTGCTCTTGCAGGGCCTTCAGCTCTTCGGTAGCCTGCTGCCAGGCGGTAGCATCCTCGCTGCTGAAGTGGGCATAAAGCTGCACCTGCTCCAGCATTTGCGCTTTCAGGTCCTGGTTGTGCTCCCGCAGTTCGTCTCGGGTAGTATAGAAGCGGCGGCGGGCTTCGTAAAACTGGTTGTTAGCAGCCTTGAACGCCTCCCATACAGGTTCAGACTCCTTCCGGGGTACAGGGCCAAGGGCCTTCCATTCTGCGTGCAGTGCGTTCACGCGGTCGGTTCTGGTGCTCCAGTAGGTAGGGTCCAGGGCTTGCTCGTCTGTGGGCTTGCCTAGCTGCTGCAGCGTTTGTATAAGGGCCTGCTTCTGCTCCAGGTTCACCCGGCGGTCCTGGTCTACCAGTTCCATATAGTTGCTGCGCAGGCTGTAGAACTGGTCTAACAGGGCCTTGTAGCTCTCGTTTATTTCCTCGGCCTTGAATGGGACTACGGGGCCAAGGGCTTTCCATTTCTGCTGGATGGCCTGCACCTCCTTGCTCATGCGGGCATCTTCCTTTAGCACCAGGGCACGCAATTCGGCTAGCAGGGCTTCCTTCTGGACGGTGCTTTCCTCACGCGATTTCCGGTCGGTTTCTTCAAAACTCCCTTTTGCCTTATTGAAGGTACCCATGG
The DNA window shown above is from Bacteroidota bacterium and carries:
- a CDS encoding hypoxanthine phosphoribosyltransferase produces the protein MSPSEPSPPYPAEAGSPAASPALYRLNGHTFRLLLSHTQLQARIQVLAGMLNLHYAGATADAPVLLVPVLNGAFRFAGALMPYLQFPYLLHPVKISTYGGAQQAQRSPHFQLGPPFPPSAQILILEDIVDRGHTLHFLRQQLAGIGPIRVASLLYKPTCHAYAQPPEYVGFEIESAFVVGYGLDYDEQGRHLNGVYQRT
- the gltX gene encoding glutamate--tRNA ligase: MSVRVRFAPSPTGPLHVGGVRTALFNYLFARHHGGEFLLRIEDTDQTRYVPGAEAYILEALAWCGITADYGPHTPEGPDAPYRQSERKPMYRQYAEQLVQAGYAYYAFDTPEQLEQMRENASQAGMKNWQYNAITRQSMQNSLTLPADEVQRRLQAGDHYVVRMAMPRHEEIRFEDAVRGWVTVQTNQIDDKVLMKADGMPTYHLANVVDDHLMRITHVIRGEEWLPSAPLHVYMYQCFGWQRPIFAHLPLLLSPDGKGKLSKRDGDKHGFPIFPLDWRNPETGETAKGYREAGYLPEAFINFLALLGWHPSDDREIFSMKELIELFSLERVGKSGVKFDKAKSVWFNATYLRQQAPEALLPLLKQQLAAEGLPSPTDELLLALLPGLQERAEYLTDLAPLARPYVQAPAVYDAELIASKWKPEASPFLAGLLPSLEAHADWTEPSLEALVKEAIAQAGLGLGKVMPALRIALTNTTQGPELFRIFELLGKDETLRRLRHALSAVAV
- a CDS encoding Crp/Fnr family transcriptional regulator, whose product is METLRAHIEQQVSFTAADWDILQPYLKRRTYLKRQYLLQAGDVCQYESFIVRGCMRAFQVDARGHEAVLQFGIENWWIADLNSYLTGEPARFHVEVLEDSEVIQIDRTDLETIYTRIPVLESYFRRLFQKGFAAAQLRLIDMITHSALDRYQQFLRQYPTLSQRIPQRHIAAYLGITPEHLSKIRQQLRS
- a CDS encoding nuclear transport factor 2 family protein, which translates into the protein MSTIKEKVAQLNQMILGGQIMEAFEQFYHPEVRMQENDAPIVEGKDANREREKDFVSKIIEFRGAEVKEVAVGPESSMVVWHYDFTHADYGVRNYTQVCLQDWKDGRIISERFIYVN
- a CDS encoding beta-lactamase family protein, producing the protein MNSKKEALLQAVLDKATGAPHVFGTSFAIDHAGETWLGQSGNLNSNTSFFVASVTKLFTLAIILNLRFKGRLELEQKIQNILSADMLLNLHTMNGCNYVPEISIRNLLAHTSGIPDYFQGKMSTGYCLESELKKGNDQSWTREEAIERSKEMRQKFAPGKRKMAHYSDTNFQLLSAIIEEITGSSFEHSCQEIIFNPLELTQTYLYTDETDLTPIPFYYKSNILRIFKEMSSFGPDGGIVSTSKELLIFLRSFFNGELFPRSYIEELQQWNSIFFPIKSGVGLQKFQLPILFDPFRTMPYFIGHSGLSGALAFYSPKENLSITGTVNQIYNPSTSFRIMLRLTKILLSNRA
- the dusB gene encoding tRNA dihydrouridine synthase DusB, coding for MKPVQIGPVQLPPQPLLLAPMEDVSDPPFRAVCKQQGADLLYTEFISSEGLIRDAAKSLQKLDIYEQERPVGIQIFGAELESMREATAIVEKTQPDIIDINFGCPVKKVVCKGAGAAILREPEKMEALTREIVRSTALPVTVKTRLGWDQDSIRIVEVALRLQDAGIQALSIHARTRAQMYKGTADWSWIQRVKQHPDIEIPIFGNGDIDSPQKAQQYLQQYGPDGLMIGRAAIGYPWIFREIKHYLATGQLLPPPSLAERVAVVRTHLEQSLRWKGERVGLYEMRRHYANYFKGLAHFKPWRTRLVEAEDPQQVFGLLSEIAELNLKASHADDYELTSEISLNW
- a CDS encoding DUF349 domain-containing protein, whose product is MAEKQEEVVDPKVGAHEEQEEAGVPVAPLAKDGEQGPEAMPTQPLAGQAQQAVAQEPDEAEDGEAAEEKERLRMKREGERQFRAVLISTLSLNSKDFGEAIAQSSLKELGLLMEVIAGEPLSRNRVRHAGQLKKQFDTRYAAELARLKEVSPEDKAGQAEKQEVSDLSFRFSEAMGTFNKAKGSFEETDRKSREESTVQKEALLAELRALVLKEDARMSKEVQAIQQKWKALGPVVPFKAEEINESYKALLDQFYSLRSNYMELVDQDRRVNLEQKQALIQTLQQLGKPTDEQALDPTYWSTRTDRVNALHAEWKALGPVPRKESEPVWEAFKAANNQFYEARRRFYTTRDELREHNQDLKAQMLEQVQLYAHFSSEDATAWQQATEELKALQEQWFAHGPAPKEVNAELNRRFKKEVNAFFDAKSTFYKSIDDKRAELVKRKEELATQADALKDSEDWEPTIETLKKLQHDWKQTGPDTYKEARKPQKRFRHACDTFFTRLKNRHKAALEQEEQNLERKTAELAKLEALLTQQPENMDEATKAVLRLAAEDIQKAYAAIGDVPRRAAGKMAAKWQAAWNQYLSLVVEDASQLAKIQQESKFLSIRNDQGEEALDREYKRMSRLLRELEEEIQQYQNNILFIAKGKKGDPLRADIQQKIEQAEKKRAKLDKEFKVLKRMARS